From Scatophagus argus isolate fScaArg1 chromosome 2, fScaArg1.pri, whole genome shotgun sequence, a single genomic window includes:
- the fbxo8 gene encoding F-box only protein 8, translating into MGQALWGLPPRQQQQLQEEFADRLADQGGGQEQGRNGGHQKRGPQHCYGPDIYHLLRARMGCKEQHGFIDLEMLPPELSITILSYLNATDLCLASCVWQDLGNDEYLWQGLCKSTWGHCSIYNRKLPAGFSYRRLYLQLDEGSLTFNANPQEGISYFMSKGILVDHPTELAKFIFYTRRLNWKMLRIYLDERRDVLDELVTLHNFSNQFLPNALRDFFRHIHAPEERGEYLETLITKFSHRFCTCNPGLVRELGLNPDAVYVLCYSLILLSIDLTSPHVKNKMSKREFIRNTRRAAHNVSEDFVGHLYDNIYLIGHVAA; encoded by the exons ATGGGACAGGCACTGTGGGGGCTGCCTcccagacaacagcagcagcttcaggaaGAGTTTGCAGACCGACTAGCTGACcaaggaggaggacaagagcAAG ggAGAAATGGAGGTCACCAGAAAAGAGGTCCCCAGCACTGTTATGGCCCTGACATCTACCATCTGCTGAGAGCACGCATGGGAT GTAAAGAACAGCATGGTTTTATAGATTTGGAGATGTTGCCACCTGAATTAAGCATCACCATACTGTCATACCTGAATGCTACTGATCTGTGCCTGGCTAGCTGTGTGTGGCAGGACTTGGGAAATGACGAATATTTGTGGCAGGG GCTGTGCAAGTCCACATGGGGACACTGCTCCATCTACAACAGAAAACTACCTGCTGGTTTCTCATATAGAAGACTATATCTACAACTAGATGAAGGAAGCCTGACATTTAATGCTAACCCACAGGAG ggTATCAGTTATTTCATGTCTAAAGGCATACTAGTGGATCATCCGACTGAGCTGGCTAAGTTCATCTTCTACACTAGACGGCTCAACTGGAAGATGCTGAGGATTTACCTGGATGAGAG GCGGGATGTCCTGGACGAGTTGGTGACCTTACATAACTTCAGTAACCAGTTCCTCCCCAATGCTTTACGAGATTTCTTCAGACATATTCATgcaccagaggagagaggagagtatCTGGAAACCCTCATCACCAAGTTCAGCCACAGGTTTTGTACCTGTAACCCTGGTCTTGTCCGAGAGCTGGGCCTTAATCCTG ATGCGGTGTATGTGCTGTGCTACAGTCTGATCCTGCTTTCCATTGACCTGACCAGTCCCcatgtcaaaaacaaaatgtccaagAGGGAGTTTATCAGGAACACTCGCCGAGCAGCACATAATGTCTCAGAAGACTTCGTAGGCCATCTCTATGACAACATATACCTGATTGGTCATGTGGCAGCGTAG